In a single window of the Drosophila albomicans strain 15112-1751.03 chromosome 3, ASM965048v2, whole genome shotgun sequence genome:
- the LOC117567315 gene encoding drebrin-like protein — MAISFEKHRTQILDAWKDVLDDKSTTNWSLFGYEGQTNELKLVAKGDGGVEELSEDLNSGKIMYAFVRIEDPKTGLNKYLLVNWQGEGAPVLRKGTCANHIHDVSKLLSGAHLTINARNEDDIDLERLLKKLSTVSSAYSFKEPRGMVDEQKAPVGTNYTRVIPTKELNASVMQDFWKKEEAEEKRRLAAEKDAKRLELQKLEQEQRAREEKEHKEREKLVISTTKLQPAHVPIKTSPQPLSPEKTSATFANNLTDAERMRQARNQEARELIGSRVGAAKAMFTKHTSEGQLQSKLNTQPPAKPARNSIAQRINVFNNSDTQGAVASSPPRSITPNKSPVRAPIVVEAPPVVEAPPVVAAVVTSEAISEEEAQPAEDLPLAHESEQFSTIKRSPHSKSNSLQSQSPDETTSSNETDTAVYKKDEEEEEVRTKVSVTVQQSQSTKTSGLSTLERNTLTDLVNEDDFICQESLGDLGLRARALYDYQAADESEITFDPGDVITHIDQIDEGWWQGLGPDGTYGLFPANYVEIIN, encoded by the exons ATGGCCATTAGCTTTGAAAAGCACCGAACACAAATTTTGGACGCCTGGAAGGATGTTCTCGATGACAAGAGCACTACGAATTGGTCACTCTTTGGCTACGAGGGCCAAACGAATGAGCTGAAACTAGTGGCCAAGGGAGACGGCGGTGTGGAAGAGCTGAGCGAAGACTTGAACAGTGGCAAAATAATGTATGCCTTTGTGCGTATTGAAGACCCCAAAACGGGtctcaataaatatttgctggTGAACTGGCAG GGCGAGGGCGCACCTGTGCTACGCAAAGGCACCTGTGCGAATCATATTCATGACGTCAGTAAATTGCTTTCGGGTGCCCACCTGACGATTAATGCTCGCAACGAGGATGACATCGATCTGGAGCGGCTGCTCAAGAAGCTGAGTACGGTTAGCTCGGCGTACAGCTTCAAGGAACCGCGCGGCATGGTAGATGAGCAGAAGGCGCCGGTTGGCACGAATTATACGCGAGTCATTCCCACCAAGGAGCTGAATGCGAGCGTTATGCAGGATTTCTGGAAAAAGGAGGAGGCCGAGGAGAAGCGTCGCCTGGCCGCCGAGAAAGACGCCAAGCGCTTGGAGCTGCAGAAGCTGGAGCAAGAGCAGCGTGCACGCGAGGAGAAGGAGCATAAGGAACGTGAAAAACTGGTCATCAGCACAACAAAATTGCAACCTGCCCATGTACCCATAAAAAC CTCGCCACAACCGTTGAGTCCAGAGAAAACATCCGCTACCTTTGCCAACAACCTGACGGATGCGGAACGTATGCGCCAGGCGCGGAACCAGGAGGCACGAGAGTTGATTGGTTCGCGGGTGGGCGCTGCCAAAGCCATGTTCACCAAGCACACCAGCGAGGGTCAGCTGCAATCGAA ACTTAACACACAGCCGCCGGCGAAGCCAGCACGCAATTCCATTGCACAGCGCATCAATGTGTTCAACAATAGCGATACTCAGGGCGCTGTTGCCTCATCACCGCCCAGATCCATTACACCTAACAAGTCGCCAGTGCGGGCGCCAATTGTAGTTGAAGCGCCTCCCGTTGTGGAGGCGCCGCCGGTGGTTGCGGCTGTTGTTACGAGTGAAGCTATAAGCGAGGAGGAAGCACAGCCAGCAGAGGATCTACCGCTGGCTCATGAGAGTGAACAGTTCTCCACGATCAAGCGGTCACCGCATAGTAAATCAAATTCATTGCAATCACAGTCACCAGATGAGACGACATCCTCGAACGAAACCGATACGGCTGTCTACAAAAaggacgaggaggaggaagaggtgCGCACCAAAGTGTCGGTGACTGTGCAACAATCGCAATCGACAAAGACATCAGGACTGAGCACACTGGAGCGCAATACTT TAACGGATTTGGTAAACGAGGATGACTTCATATGTCAGGAGAGTTTGGGCGACTTGGGATTGCGTGCGCGCGCTTTGTATGACTATCAGGCTGCTGATGAATCAGAGATTACTTTCGATCCAGGCGATGTCATCACGCACATTGATCAAATCGATGAAGGCTGGTGGCAGGGACTGGGTCCCGATGGAACCTATGGACTTTTTCCGGCAAACTATGTCGAAATCATTAACTGA
- the LOC117567314 gene encoding GATA zinc finger domain-containing protein 10 isoform X1 → MKPTVITANQASGGGNPGNGNGSPAGAGISIPINRDYGGNMHSSSPQQQQNYQHPQYYNNQQQQPATYGSPRQHPQQQQQQPLHHHQVPTNQQQHFQPTFGFEPDMDMDMDNMFPRSRLGRMHHDPFAGFGGTRKRNSFHDPPHIPLNNPQPHLMHADADDDFSHYFNDAADFGFPQMSTMGRRGRIPGGGGNTHMDNDDDFFNRLPSEFRQYIPAGFGARHQPQQQVHPQQQQHPQQQHQPPQQQQHHPQQQYYQQDYQQPQQQQQPQPQQHPVVQSPSKRLCDAAIQTEDPAAGRSEVDCAPTVNLNQHGLRNTMDMGVKSAAEQDPALRSHSAPPPEQQQLNQQYQQQQHPHPNQQQQFGTQTTPPVQQTNYGAGQQQQPPQFQRSFYPPQQQAHPQQKQQTPPPPQTPGGSYVRTIPIFVEGRTEPIINAHKEIPNQNAGNAQPQAQAYASASAQAQSQPQASYNAPTQAQRPGPLNTQAQPEQQQQQQLGAEANAGVPPQTPHTQDSIKKIQDIQRDVLELMAKVEQFKGTRQDKEYVYLDEMLTRNLLKLDTIDTNGKDSIRLARKEAIKCIQASVNVLDAKAEENGRVASGTQSSDTVAVAAAETASPEEAAETGAAVAEPATPQPLDATKIQEPIPLPPPPSVVTDATPNTDQQPSTVEADGAAKVESETTTLTEKSE, encoded by the exons ATGAAGCCAACTGTGATAACAGCAAATCAGGCCAGTGGCGGCGGCAACcctggcaacggcaacggctcGCCCGCTGGAGCCGGCATTAGCATACCCATCAATCGTGACTATGGCGGCAATATGCACAGCTCttcgccgcagcagcagcagaattaCCAGCATCCCCAGTACtacaacaaccagcaacagcagccggcAACATATGGATCACCACGCCAGcatccgcagcagcagcaacagcagccactgcATCATCACCAGGTTCCCACaaatcagcaacaacattttcag CCGACCTTTGGATTCGAACCCGATATGGACATGGATATGGATAATATGTTCCCACGCTCGCGACTGGGGCGAATGCATCACGATCCCTTCGCTGGCTTTGGTGGCACACGTAAGCGGAATAGTTTCCACGATCCCCCCCATATCCCTCTAAACAATCCCCAGCCGCACTTAATGCATgccgatgctgatgatgattttTCTCATTATTTCAACGATGCCGCAGACTTTGGATTCCCACAGATGTCGACAATGGGTCGCCGTGGTCGTATTCCCGGCGGTGGTGGCAACACTCACATGGACAACGATGATGATTTCTTCAATAGACTGCCATCGGAGTTCCGTCAGTATATACCAGCGGGCTTTGGTGCACGCCaccagccgcagcagcaggtgcatccacaacaacaacagcatccacagcagcagcatcagccgccgcagcagcaacaacatcatccaCAGCAGCAATACTATCAGCAAGATTATCAGCAgccccaacagcagcagcagccgcagcctcAGCAACATCCAGTTGTGCAGTCGCCTTCGAAGCGTCTGTGCGATGCGGCCATCCAAACGGAAGACCCAGCAGCCGGTCGCTCTGAGGTCGATTGTGCGCCAACTGTGAATCTAAACCAGCATGGACTGCGCAACACCATGGACATGGGTGTCAAGTCTGCCGCGGAGCAGGATCCAGCATTACGCTCGCACTCTGCTCCGCCaccagagcagcagcaactgaatcAACAgtaccaacaacagcagcatccacatccaaatcaacaacagcaatttggCACTCAGACAACACCACCAGTGCAGCAGACAAACTATGGTgcagggcagcagcagcagccgccacaATTTCAGAGATCTTTCTATCCGCCACAGCAGCAGGCGCATCcccaacaaaagcaacaaactcCGCCTCCACCACAGACGCCCGGCGGCAGCTATGTGCGCACCATACCCATCTTTGTCGAGGGTCGCACGGAGCCCATCATCAATGCCCACAAGGAGATACCAAATCAGAACGCAGGCAATGCGCAGCCACAAGCACAGGCTTATGCCTCGGCTTCAGCTCAGGCGCAGTCGCAGCCACAGGCATCCTACAATGCGCCCACTCAAGCGCAGCGTCCTGGTCCACTTAATACTCAGGCACAGccagaacaacagcagcagcaacaactgggTGCAGAGGCCAATGCTGGTGTGCCGCCACAGacgccacacacacaggacTCGATCAAAAAGATACAGGACATACAACGCGATGTGCTGGAGCTGATGGCCAAGGTGGAGCAATTCAAGGGCACACGCCAGGACAAGGAGTATGTGTATTTGGATGAGATGCTAACGCGTAATCTGCTTAAGTTGGACACCATCGATACCAATGGCAAGGACAGCATTCGGCTAGCCCGCAAAGAAGCCATCAA ATGCATTCAGGCATCCGTCAATGTGCTGGACGCCAAGGCCGAGGAGAATGGCAGAGTTGCTTCTGGCACTCAGTCTTCCGACACAGTTGCTGTGGCCGCTGCTGAAACAGCCAGTCCAGAGGAAGCTGCAGAGACAGGAGCAGCTGTCGCAGAGCCAGCAACGCCACAACCGCTAGATGCTACCAAGATTCAAGAGCCCATCCCCCTGCCACCGCCGCCCAGCGTTGTGACAGACGCGACACCCAATACCGATCAACAACCGTCCACAGTTGAGGCCGATGGCGCCGCTAAGGTCGAGAGCGAGACCACAACGCTGACCGAGAAGTCCGAATGA
- the LOC117567314 gene encoding BAG domain-containing protein Samui isoform X4 yields MDMDMDNMFPRSRLGRMHHDPFAGFGGTHFGFPQMSTMGRRGRIPGGGGNTHMDNDDDFFNRLPSEFRQYIPAGFGARHQPQQQVHPQQQQHPQQQHQPPQQQQHHPQQQYYQQDYQQPQQQQQPQPQQHPVVQSPSKRLCDAAIQTEDPAAGRSEVDCAPTVNLNQHGLRNTMDMGVKSAAEQDPALRSHSAPPPEQQQLNQQYQQQQHPHPNQQQQFGTQTTPPVQQTNYGAGQQQQPPQFQRSFYPPQQQAHPQQKQQTPPPPQTPGGSYVRTIPIFVEGRTEPIINAHKEIPNQNAGNAQPQAQAYASASAQAQSQPQASYNAPTQAQRPGPLNTQAQPEQQQQQQLGAEANAGVPPQTPHTQDSIKKIQDIQRDVLELMAKVEQFKGTRQDKEYVYLDEMLTRNLLKLDTIDTNGKDSIRLARKEAIKCIQASVNVLDAKAEENGRVASGTQSSDTVAVAAAETASPEEAAETGAAVAEPATPQPLDATKIQEPIPLPPPPSVVTDATPNTDQQPSTVEADGAAKVESETTTLTEKSE; encoded by the exons ATGGACATGGATATGGATAATATGTTCCCACGCTCGCGACTGGGGCGAATGCATCACGATCCCTTCGCTGGCTTTGGTGGCACAC ACTTTGGATTCCCACAGATGTCGACAATGGGTCGCCGTGGTCGTATTCCCGGCGGTGGTGGCAACACTCACATGGACAACGATGATGATTTCTTCAATAGACTGCCATCGGAGTTCCGTCAGTATATACCAGCGGGCTTTGGTGCACGCCaccagccgcagcagcaggtgcatccacaacaacaacagcatccacagcagcagcatcagccgccgcagcagcaacaacatcatccaCAGCAGCAATACTATCAGCAAGATTATCAGCAgccccaacagcagcagcagccgcagcctcAGCAACATCCAGTTGTGCAGTCGCCTTCGAAGCGTCTGTGCGATGCGGCCATCCAAACGGAAGACCCAGCAGCCGGTCGCTCTGAGGTCGATTGTGCGCCAACTGTGAATCTAAACCAGCATGGACTGCGCAACACCATGGACATGGGTGTCAAGTCTGCCGCGGAGCAGGATCCAGCATTACGCTCGCACTCTGCTCCGCCaccagagcagcagcaactgaatcAACAgtaccaacaacagcagcatccacatccaaatcaacaacagcaatttggCACTCAGACAACACCACCAGTGCAGCAGACAAACTATGGTgcagggcagcagcagcagccgccacaATTTCAGAGATCTTTCTATCCGCCACAGCAGCAGGCGCATCcccaacaaaagcaacaaactcCGCCTCCACCACAGACGCCCGGCGGCAGCTATGTGCGCACCATACCCATCTTTGTCGAGGGTCGCACGGAGCCCATCATCAATGCCCACAAGGAGATACCAAATCAGAACGCAGGCAATGCGCAGCCACAAGCACAGGCTTATGCCTCGGCTTCAGCTCAGGCGCAGTCGCAGCCACAGGCATCCTACAATGCGCCCACTCAAGCGCAGCGTCCTGGTCCACTTAATACTCAGGCACAGccagaacaacagcagcagcaacaactgggTGCAGAGGCCAATGCTGGTGTGCCGCCACAGacgccacacacacaggacTCGATCAAAAAGATACAGGACATACAACGCGATGTGCTGGAGCTGATGGCCAAGGTGGAGCAATTCAAGGGCACACGCCAGGACAAGGAGTATGTGTATTTGGATGAGATGCTAACGCGTAATCTGCTTAAGTTGGACACCATCGATACCAATGGCAAGGACAGCATTCGGCTAGCCCGCAAAGAAGCCATCAA ATGCATTCAGGCATCCGTCAATGTGCTGGACGCCAAGGCCGAGGAGAATGGCAGAGTTGCTTCTGGCACTCAGTCTTCCGACACAGTTGCTGTGGCCGCTGCTGAAACAGCCAGTCCAGAGGAAGCTGCAGAGACAGGAGCAGCTGTCGCAGAGCCAGCAACGCCACAACCGCTAGATGCTACCAAGATTCAAGAGCCCATCCCCCTGCCACCGCCGCCCAGCGTTGTGACAGACGCGACACCCAATACCGATCAACAACCGTCCACAGTTGAGGCCGATGGCGCCGCTAAGGTCGAGAGCGAGACCACAACGCTGACCGAGAAGTCCGAATGA
- the LOC117567314 gene encoding trithorax group protein osa isoform X3, translating to MDMDMDNMFPRSRLGRMHHDPFAGFGGTRKRNSFHDPPHIPLNNPQPHLMHADADDDFSHYFNDAADFGFPQMSTMGRRGRIPGGGGNTHMDNDDDFFNRLPSEFRQYIPAGFGARHQPQQQVHPQQQQHPQQQHQPPQQQQHHPQQQYYQQDYQQPQQQQQPQPQQHPVVQSPSKRLCDAAIQTEDPAAGRSEVDCAPTVNLNQHGLRNTMDMGVKSAAEQDPALRSHSAPPPEQQQLNQQYQQQQHPHPNQQQQFGTQTTPPVQQTNYGAGQQQQPPQFQRSFYPPQQQAHPQQKQQTPPPPQTPGGSYVRTIPIFVEGRTEPIINAHKEIPNQNAGNAQPQAQAYASASAQAQSQPQASYNAPTQAQRPGPLNTQAQPEQQQQQQLGAEANAGVPPQTPHTQDSIKKIQDIQRDVLELMAKVEQFKGTRQDKEYVYLDEMLTRNLLKLDTIDTNGKDSIRLARKEAIKCIQASVNVLDAKAEENGRVASGTQSSDTVAVAAAETASPEEAAETGAAVAEPATPQPLDATKIQEPIPLPPPPSVVTDATPNTDQQPSTVEADGAAKVESETTTLTEKSE from the exons ATGGACATGGATATGGATAATATGTTCCCACGCTCGCGACTGGGGCGAATGCATCACGATCCCTTCGCTGGCTTTGGTGGCACACGTAAGCGGAATAGTTTCCACGATCCCCCCCATATCCCTCTAAACAATCCCCAGCCGCACTTAATGCATgccgatgctgatgatgattttTCTCATTATTTCAACGATGCCGCAGACTTTGGATTCCCACAGATGTCGACAATGGGTCGCCGTGGTCGTATTCCCGGCGGTGGTGGCAACACTCACATGGACAACGATGATGATTTCTTCAATAGACTGCCATCGGAGTTCCGTCAGTATATACCAGCGGGCTTTGGTGCACGCCaccagccgcagcagcaggtgcatccacaacaacaacagcatccacagcagcagcatcagccgccgcagcagcaacaacatcatccaCAGCAGCAATACTATCAGCAAGATTATCAGCAgccccaacagcagcagcagccgcagcctcAGCAACATCCAGTTGTGCAGTCGCCTTCGAAGCGTCTGTGCGATGCGGCCATCCAAACGGAAGACCCAGCAGCCGGTCGCTCTGAGGTCGATTGTGCGCCAACTGTGAATCTAAACCAGCATGGACTGCGCAACACCATGGACATGGGTGTCAAGTCTGCCGCGGAGCAGGATCCAGCATTACGCTCGCACTCTGCTCCGCCaccagagcagcagcaactgaatcAACAgtaccaacaacagcagcatccacatccaaatcaacaacagcaatttggCACTCAGACAACACCACCAGTGCAGCAGACAAACTATGGTgcagggcagcagcagcagccgccacaATTTCAGAGATCTTTCTATCCGCCACAGCAGCAGGCGCATCcccaacaaaagcaacaaactcCGCCTCCACCACAGACGCCCGGCGGCAGCTATGTGCGCACCATACCCATCTTTGTCGAGGGTCGCACGGAGCCCATCATCAATGCCCACAAGGAGATACCAAATCAGAACGCAGGCAATGCGCAGCCACAAGCACAGGCTTATGCCTCGGCTTCAGCTCAGGCGCAGTCGCAGCCACAGGCATCCTACAATGCGCCCACTCAAGCGCAGCGTCCTGGTCCACTTAATACTCAGGCACAGccagaacaacagcagcagcaacaactgggTGCAGAGGCCAATGCTGGTGTGCCGCCACAGacgccacacacacaggacTCGATCAAAAAGATACAGGACATACAACGCGATGTGCTGGAGCTGATGGCCAAGGTGGAGCAATTCAAGGGCACACGCCAGGACAAGGAGTATGTGTATTTGGATGAGATGCTAACGCGTAATCTGCTTAAGTTGGACACCATCGATACCAATGGCAAGGACAGCATTCGGCTAGCCCGCAAAGAAGCCATCAA ATGCATTCAGGCATCCGTCAATGTGCTGGACGCCAAGGCCGAGGAGAATGGCAGAGTTGCTTCTGGCACTCAGTCTTCCGACACAGTTGCTGTGGCCGCTGCTGAAACAGCCAGTCCAGAGGAAGCTGCAGAGACAGGAGCAGCTGTCGCAGAGCCAGCAACGCCACAACCGCTAGATGCTACCAAGATTCAAGAGCCCATCCCCCTGCCACCGCCGCCCAGCGTTGTGACAGACGCGACACCCAATACCGATCAACAACCGTCCACAGTTGAGGCCGATGGCGCCGCTAAGGTCGAGAGCGAGACCACAACGCTGACCGAGAAGTCCGAATGA
- the LOC117567314 gene encoding GATA zinc finger domain-containing protein 10 isoform X2 — MKPTVITANQASGGGNPGNGNGSPAGAGISIPINRDYGGNMHSSSPQQQQNYQHPQYYNNQQQQPATYGSPRQHPQQQQQQPLHHHQVPTNQQQHFQPTFGFEPDMDMDMDNMFPRSRLGRMHHDPFAGFGGTHFGFPQMSTMGRRGRIPGGGGNTHMDNDDDFFNRLPSEFRQYIPAGFGARHQPQQQVHPQQQQHPQQQHQPPQQQQHHPQQQYYQQDYQQPQQQQQPQPQQHPVVQSPSKRLCDAAIQTEDPAAGRSEVDCAPTVNLNQHGLRNTMDMGVKSAAEQDPALRSHSAPPPEQQQLNQQYQQQQHPHPNQQQQFGTQTTPPVQQTNYGAGQQQQPPQFQRSFYPPQQQAHPQQKQQTPPPPQTPGGSYVRTIPIFVEGRTEPIINAHKEIPNQNAGNAQPQAQAYASASAQAQSQPQASYNAPTQAQRPGPLNTQAQPEQQQQQQLGAEANAGVPPQTPHTQDSIKKIQDIQRDVLELMAKVEQFKGTRQDKEYVYLDEMLTRNLLKLDTIDTNGKDSIRLARKEAIKCIQASVNVLDAKAEENGRVASGTQSSDTVAVAAAETASPEEAAETGAAVAEPATPQPLDATKIQEPIPLPPPPSVVTDATPNTDQQPSTVEADGAAKVESETTTLTEKSE; from the exons ATGAAGCCAACTGTGATAACAGCAAATCAGGCCAGTGGCGGCGGCAACcctggcaacggcaacggctcGCCCGCTGGAGCCGGCATTAGCATACCCATCAATCGTGACTATGGCGGCAATATGCACAGCTCttcgccgcagcagcagcagaattaCCAGCATCCCCAGTACtacaacaaccagcaacagcagccggcAACATATGGATCACCACGCCAGcatccgcagcagcagcaacagcagccactgcATCATCACCAGGTTCCCACaaatcagcaacaacattttcag CCGACCTTTGGATTCGAACCCGATATGGACATGGATATGGATAATATGTTCCCACGCTCGCGACTGGGGCGAATGCATCACGATCCCTTCGCTGGCTTTGGTGGCACAC ACTTTGGATTCCCACAGATGTCGACAATGGGTCGCCGTGGTCGTATTCCCGGCGGTGGTGGCAACACTCACATGGACAACGATGATGATTTCTTCAATAGACTGCCATCGGAGTTCCGTCAGTATATACCAGCGGGCTTTGGTGCACGCCaccagccgcagcagcaggtgcatccacaacaacaacagcatccacagcagcagcatcagccgccgcagcagcaacaacatcatccaCAGCAGCAATACTATCAGCAAGATTATCAGCAgccccaacagcagcagcagccgcagcctcAGCAACATCCAGTTGTGCAGTCGCCTTCGAAGCGTCTGTGCGATGCGGCCATCCAAACGGAAGACCCAGCAGCCGGTCGCTCTGAGGTCGATTGTGCGCCAACTGTGAATCTAAACCAGCATGGACTGCGCAACACCATGGACATGGGTGTCAAGTCTGCCGCGGAGCAGGATCCAGCATTACGCTCGCACTCTGCTCCGCCaccagagcagcagcaactgaatcAACAgtaccaacaacagcagcatccacatccaaatcaacaacagcaatttggCACTCAGACAACACCACCAGTGCAGCAGACAAACTATGGTgcagggcagcagcagcagccgccacaATTTCAGAGATCTTTCTATCCGCCACAGCAGCAGGCGCATCcccaacaaaagcaacaaactcCGCCTCCACCACAGACGCCCGGCGGCAGCTATGTGCGCACCATACCCATCTTTGTCGAGGGTCGCACGGAGCCCATCATCAATGCCCACAAGGAGATACCAAATCAGAACGCAGGCAATGCGCAGCCACAAGCACAGGCTTATGCCTCGGCTTCAGCTCAGGCGCAGTCGCAGCCACAGGCATCCTACAATGCGCCCACTCAAGCGCAGCGTCCTGGTCCACTTAATACTCAGGCACAGccagaacaacagcagcagcaacaactgggTGCAGAGGCCAATGCTGGTGTGCCGCCACAGacgccacacacacaggacTCGATCAAAAAGATACAGGACATACAACGCGATGTGCTGGAGCTGATGGCCAAGGTGGAGCAATTCAAGGGCACACGCCAGGACAAGGAGTATGTGTATTTGGATGAGATGCTAACGCGTAATCTGCTTAAGTTGGACACCATCGATACCAATGGCAAGGACAGCATTCGGCTAGCCCGCAAAGAAGCCATCAA ATGCATTCAGGCATCCGTCAATGTGCTGGACGCCAAGGCCGAGGAGAATGGCAGAGTTGCTTCTGGCACTCAGTCTTCCGACACAGTTGCTGTGGCCGCTGCTGAAACAGCCAGTCCAGAGGAAGCTGCAGAGACAGGAGCAGCTGTCGCAGAGCCAGCAACGCCACAACCGCTAGATGCTACCAAGATTCAAGAGCCCATCCCCCTGCCACCGCCGCCCAGCGTTGTGACAGACGCGACACCCAATACCGATCAACAACCGTCCACAGTTGAGGCCGATGGCGCCGCTAAGGTCGAGAGCGAGACCACAACGCTGACCGAGAAGTCCGAATGA